In Spiroplasma litorale, a single genomic region encodes these proteins:
- a CDS encoding DUF2779 domain-containing protein → MKRKISKEDFKVYLNECPKIAWIFYSEKNLNITKTYLNNELIVIHGITDDDLDEDIDTTKFSFLDVYNKYYKDKNSILDYDIEALINENEENDIGVQNLTPLNETVEDGLSVGNAAIEYYKSKLEAYNQKNNTNKKIYDFSSFNFVKSLEKTKEIIKDDNYLYLFEPSFEFDNRFRVKCDVLINKGNNHFVIVEFKASTKSNLEYFYDVIYQKYVLEKNGFIIDDVYIGLINPEYIKGSIQEKTPLSERFDEQKYYCPDYYEIIEPKLKSYKIEEKYIDSDIDYDRLIKTVNYLESSKSYPDFIDIYNNIFGEKNKLNLDKIFEDMENDFNNERFLLEPECKKLKYDYKEIDASFKRSYCHHVVSWYDQNDYSIYDFTRFKKKAALLYNEFGNEVDIKNIVNPESKNYFVDGKQIFKDDEIRLIKVIQSKINNNPNWSNLIVDRNRLNLVMKLLSDYLDTPVYMYDFETVKWAIPKYNNSFSYQQIPFQYSIHTLISHDFDYKTLKKIEHRNFIANEQKDPRIKFLNNFIRDCFEFGPGVYVAYNKSFERTVLKNAIIQFPEVAEPLKYIYSNTIDLMEFFKRKKTNWLIYHPDFKGSYSIKKTQPVMAPDLSYKDLVINKGDNASKIFRQYLDDYISHQEFEKFLKQDMLKYCDRDTLAMVALLQRIFDYASKYIEIKEGRIMCRK, encoded by the coding sequence ATGAAAAGAAAAATATCAAAAGAAGACTTTAAAGTATATTTAAATGAGTGCCCCAAAATTGCATGAATTTTTTACTCTGAAAAAAATTTAAATATAACAAAAACATATTTAAATAATGAACTAATTGTAATTCATGGAATAACTGATGATGATCTTGATGAAGATATTGATACTACAAAATTTAGTTTTTTAGATGTATATAATAAATACTATAAGGATAAAAATTCAATCTTAGACTATGATATAGAAGCTTTAATAAATGAAAATGAAGAAAATGATATTGGTGTTCAAAATTTAACACCATTAAATGAAACTGTTGAGGATGGCCTTTCAGTTGGAAATGCTGCGATTGAGTATTATAAATCTAAGTTAGAAGCATATAATCAAAAAAACAATACAAACAAAAAAATTTATGATTTTAGTAGTTTTAACTTTGTTAAAAGTTTAGAAAAAACAAAAGAAATAATTAAAGATGATAATTATTTATATTTATTTGAACCATCATTTGAATTTGATAATCGATTTAGGGTTAAGTGTGATGTGCTTATCAACAAGGGTAATAACCATTTTGTGATTGTTGAATTTAAAGCATCAACAAAATCCAATTTAGAATATTTTTATGATGTAATTTATCAAAAATATGTTTTAGAAAAAAATGGATTTATAATTGATGATGTCTATATTGGACTTATTAATCCAGAATATATAAAAGGAAGTATTCAAGAAAAAACCCCATTAAGTGAAAGATTTGATGAGCAAAAATACTATTGTCCAGATTACTATGAAATTATTGAACCGAAGTTAAAATCGTATAAAATAGAAGAAAAATATATTGATAGTGATATTGACTATGATAGATTAATCAAAACAGTAAATTATCTTGAATCATCAAAATCATATCCAGACTTCATTGACATTTATAATAATATATTTGGTGAAAAAAATAAATTAAATTTAGATAAAATTTTTGAAGACATGGAAAATGATTTCAATAATGAAAGATTTTTATTAGAACCTGAATGTAAAAAATTAAAATATGATTATAAAGAAATTGATGCGAGTTTTAAAAGAAGCTATTGCCACCACGTTGTAAGTTGATATGATCAAAATGACTACAGTATATATGACTTTACTAGGTTTAAGAAAAAAGCTGCTTTACTTTATAACGAATTTGGTAATGAAGTTGATATAAAAAATATAGTCAACCCAGAATCTAAAAATTACTTTGTTGATGGTAAACAAATATTTAAAGATGATGAAATAAGATTAATAAAAGTGATTCAGTCTAAAATAAATAATAATCCAAACTGGTCTAATTTAATAGTTGATAGAAACAGATTAAATTTAGTTATGAAACTACTTAGTGATTACTTAGATACACCAGTTTATATGTATGATTTTGAAACTGTTAAATGAGCAATTCCAAAATATAATAATTCTTTTTCTTATCAACAAATACCTTTTCAATACTCAATTCATACACTAATATCTCATGATTTTGACTATAAAACTTTAAAAAAAATTGAACATAGAAATTTTATTGCTAATGAACAAAAAGATCCAAGAATAAAGTTTTTAAATAATTTCATTAGAGATTGTTTTGAATTTGGACCAGGTGTTTATGTGGCTTATAATAAATCTTTTGAAAGAACAGTTTTAAAAAATGCAATAATACAGTTTCCAGAAGTTGCAGAACCATTAAAATATATTTACTCTAATACTATTGATTTAATGGAATTCTTTAAAAGAAAAAAAACCAACTGATTAATATATCACCCTGATTTTAAAGGTTCATACTCAATTAAAAAAACACAACCTGTTATGGCACCAGATCTTTCTTATAAAGATTTAGTTATTAATAAAGGTGATAATGCAAGTAAAATTTTTAGACAATATTTAGATGATTACATTTCACACCAAGAATTTGAAAAATTTTTAAAGCAAGATATGTTGAAGTATTGTGATCGCGATACGTTAGCGATGGTTGCATTACTACAAAGAATTTTTGACTATGCAAGTAAATATATTGAAATTAAAGAAGGGAGAATAATGTGCAGAAAATAA
- a CDS encoding ABC transporter permease translates to MKNKSKKEEISFSIKQNMLVFTQLFKLVGKSFYKNMRGPLFTYIIPIFFTTLFYFLFSSSYSSKGTAILGYVALPCLTILTSLSSSIVEWKNSIFLKRVDTTGISKKSFVLCIWVFYFLVGWSGVLVELVAGIAIGQNDVLELYKNMNWGYFILAISLINLMTIGIATLIGGNLSDSGANEGISMIIYFICIFFSGIMLDPRLYETSEGIRIFTYFIPLKYPVSLLLFSQYKKGDWNSAGFNTGRWDDNQPITFADFTSTWQPVVGSLLIIVFLFVITSLTFKWHKKR, encoded by the coding sequence ATGAAAAATAAATCTAAAAAAGAAGAAATAAGTTTTTCAATAAAACAAAATATGCTTGTTTTTACACAATTATTTAAATTAGTAGGTAAATCATTTTATAAAAATATGAGAGGTCCATTATTTACGTATATAATTCCAATATTTTTTACAACATTATTCTATTTTCTATTTTCTAGTAGTTATAGTTCAAAAGGAACTGCAATCCTAGGATATGTTGCACTACCTTGTTTAACAATATTGACTTCACTATCATCTTCAATTGTGGAATGAAAAAACTCAATTTTTTTAAAAAGAGTAGACACAACAGGAATAAGTAAAAAAAGTTTTGTTTTATGTATTTGAGTTTTTTATTTTTTGGTTGGTTGATCTGGGGTTCTTGTTGAACTTGTTGCAGGAATAGCGATTGGTCAAAATGATGTTCTAGAATTATACAAAAACATGAATTGAGGGTATTTTATTCTAGCGATAAGCTTAATTAACTTAATGACTATTGGTATAGCTACATTGATTGGTGGTAACTTAAGTGATTCGGGTGCTAATGAAGGTATTTCAATGATAATATACTTTATTTGCATATTTTTTTCAGGTATAATGCTCGATCCTAGATTATATGAAACTAGTGAGGGAATTAGAATTTTTACATATTTTATACCTTTAAAATATCCAGTTTCATTACTATTATTTTCACAATATAAAAAAGGTGATTGAAATTCTGCTGGGTTTAATACGGGTAGGTGAGATGATAATCAACCAATTACATTTGCTGATTTTACAAGTACTTGACAACCAGTTGTAGGCTCTCTATTGATAATTGTATTTTTATTTGTTATAACTTCATTAACATTTAAATGACATAAAAAAAGATAA
- a CDS encoding nucleotide exchange factor GrpE, which translates to MDIKNSKDIFELINKLKIKLEKTNSIDKKVDKNHENVEKNKDKKTEQVEEKDIKNLSDIEKLELFLVELIEKNQKLEEEKLMAVADNQNTVKRFQNEYVLVKKYAGEKLAANILPAIDMFRSVLKTSPDNPEIKNYLMGFEMIINQIDQALTNSGISIIAVKEGDDFDPEIHSAIEQIETDKYSSGKVTNVISNGYKMYDRVIKHANVKVAK; encoded by the coding sequence ATGGATATAAAAAACAGTAAGGACATTTTCGAACTTATTAATAAGTTAAAGATTAAACTTGAAAAAACCAATTCAATTGATAAAAAAGTTGATAAAAATCATGAAAATGTTGAAAAAAATAAAGATAAAAAAACAGAACAAGTTGAAGAAAAAGATATAAAAAATTTAAGTGATATTGAAAAATTAGAACTCTTCCTTGTTGAATTAATTGAAAAAAATCAAAAATTAGAAGAAGAGAAATTAATGGCTGTAGCAGATAATCAAAATACAGTTAAAAGATTTCAAAATGAGTATGTGCTAGTAAAAAAATATGCCGGAGAAAAGCTAGCCGCAAATATACTACCAGCAATTGATATGTTCAGAAGTGTTTTAAAAACATCTCCTGATAATCCTGAGATAAAAAATTATTTAATGGGTTTTGAAATGATTATTAATCAAATTGACCAAGCATTAACTAATTCAGGAATTTCAATAATTGCTGTAAAAGAAGGTGACGATTTTGATCCTGAAATTCACTCAGCGATCGAACAAATTGAAACTGATAAATATAGTAGTGGTAAAGTTACAAATGTAATTTCAAACGGTTATAAAATGTACGATAGAGTTATTAAACACGCTAATGTTAAAGTAGCAAAATAA
- the dnaK gene encoding molecular chaperone DnaK: MAKEKIIGIDLGTTNSCVAIMEGGQPMVLENPEGQRTTPSVVAFKNNDIIVGGAAKRQAVTNPNTAISIKRDMGTSKKTKLENKDYTPEQISAEILRYLKKYAEEKLGTKINKAVITVPAYFNDAQRKATKDAGKIAGLEVERIINEPTAAALAYGIDKKDKEMKVLVYDLGGGTFDVSLLELADGTYDVLSTSGDNMLGGDDFDKKIMDWIAEKIKSEAKIDLSKDKMALQRFKDEAEKAKINLSSQLETEINLPFIAMNENGPVNFSTKLSRAEFEKMTKDLVERTKKPVLDALAEAKLKASNIDQVLLVGGSTRIPAVQNLVKSLLGKEPNKTINPDEVVAMGAAIQGGVLAGDVTDVLLLDVTPLTLGIETMGGVMTPLITRNTTIPTEKSQVFSTAADNQPAVDINVLQGERPMAADNKSLGQFQLTGIKPAPKGVPQIEVTFKIDVNGIVSVTAKDKDTNEEKTITISNSGSLSEAEINRMVKEAEENHEADEKKRKNIELKNKAESYLNIIESSMSEAKDQVNEEQKKQSEELAKEIRELIAKEDYEALDKKMTELEQAMKAASEMMTQQAQSGANNEQEKVEDSKDDEKK; the protein is encoded by the coding sequence ATGGCAAAAGAAAAAATAATAGGAATAGATTTAGGGACAACTAACTCATGTGTTGCAATTATGGAAGGTGGACAACCAATGGTTCTTGAAAACCCAGAAGGTCAAAGAACAACACCATCAGTTGTAGCATTTAAAAATAACGATATTATTGTTGGAGGGGCTGCAAAAAGACAAGCAGTTACAAATCCAAACACTGCAATCTCAATTAAAAGAGATATGGGTACAAGCAAAAAAACTAAATTAGAAAACAAAGATTATACACCAGAACAAATATCAGCTGAAATTTTAAGATATTTAAAAAAATATGCTGAAGAAAAATTAGGAACAAAGATTAACAAAGCAGTTATTACTGTTCCTGCATATTTCAATGATGCTCAACGTAAAGCGACTAAAGATGCGGGTAAAATTGCAGGATTAGAAGTTGAAAGAATTATAAATGAACCAACAGCTGCTGCACTTGCTTATGGAATTGATAAAAAAGATAAAGAAATGAAAGTTCTTGTTTATGACTTGGGTGGAGGAACTTTCGACGTTTCATTACTTGAATTAGCAGATGGTACTTATGATGTTCTATCAACTTCAGGTGATAATATGCTTGGTGGAGATGATTTTGATAAAAAAATTATGGATTGAATTGCTGAAAAAATTAAAAGTGAAGCAAAAATTGATTTATCAAAAGATAAAATGGCTTTACAAAGATTTAAAGATGAAGCTGAAAAAGCAAAAATTAATTTATCAAGTCAATTAGAAACAGAAATTAACCTTCCATTTATTGCTATGAATGAAAATGGACCAGTTAACTTTTCAACAAAATTATCAAGAGCAGAATTTGAAAAAATGACTAAAGATTTAGTTGAAAGAACAAAAAAACCAGTATTAGATGCATTAGCAGAAGCAAAATTAAAAGCAAGTAATATTGACCAAGTTTTATTGGTTGGTGGTTCAACTAGAATACCTGCAGTTCAAAACCTTGTTAAATCATTATTAGGAAAAGAACCAAATAAAACAATTAACCCCGATGAAGTTGTTGCTATGGGTGCTGCAATTCAAGGTGGAGTTCTTGCAGGTGATGTAACAGATGTATTATTATTAGACGTTACTCCATTGACTTTAGGTATTGAAACAATGGGTGGAGTTATGACACCGTTGATTACAAGAAACACTACAATTCCAACAGAAAAATCACAAGTGTTCTCAACAGCTGCTGATAATCAACCAGCTGTAGATATTAATGTACTACAAGGTGAAAGACCAATGGCTGCTGACAATAAATCATTAGGTCAATTCCAATTAACAGGAATTAAACCAGCTCCAAAAGGTGTACCACAAATTGAAGTTACTTTTAAAATTGATGTTAACGGTATAGTTTCAGTTACTGCAAAAGACAAAGATACAAATGAAGAAAAAACTATAACAATATCAAACTCAGGAAGTTTAAGTGAAGCAGAAATTAATCGTATGGTAAAAGAAGCTGAAGAAAATCATGAAGCTGACGAGAAAAAAAGAAAAAACATTGAGTTAAAAAATAAAGCAGAAAGTTACTTAAATATCATTGAATCATCAATGAGCGAAGCAAAAGATCAAGTAAATGAAGAACAAAAAAAACAATCTGAGGAATTAGCAAAAGAAATTAGAGAATTAATTGCAAAAGAAGATTATGAAGCATTAGATAAAAAAATGACTGAACTTGAACAAGCTATGAAAGCAGCTTCAGAAATGATGACTCAACAAGCTCAAAGTGGTGCAAATAATGAGCAAGAAAAAGTTGAAGATTCTAAAGATGATGAGAAAAAATAG
- the mnmA gene encoding tRNA 2-thiouridine(34) synthase MnmA yields the protein MKKKVIVGLSGGVDSAVAVKLLQDEGYLVEALFMRNWDSNLNNDILGNNLKGEVCPQEIDYNDALQVANQLNVKLHRVDFIKEYWDLVFKYFIEEYKKGRTPNPDILCNKFIKFNMFLNYAIKNLGADYIAMGHYAGVIYNSEKKEYQLLKAKDIDKDQSYFLSDLNQYQLSKTLFPLYNYLKTKIREIAHENKLVVAQKKDSTGICFIGERNFTKFLQNYIPNMPGDIIDIETNKVLGKHIGIMYYTIGQRKGLNLGGNKEPYYVAKKDIENKILYVSCLSEQKYLYSKKCIVKNFNWIINFQNNFGADKLNCNAKFRYRQEDVNVYVKILSGTNDIEIYFTEPLRAITEGQQAVLYLNEVCLGGGVIDSVFS from the coding sequence ATTAAAAAAAAGGTTATTGTTGGATTAAGTGGAGGAGTAGATTCAGCGGTTGCTGTAAAGTTACTTCAAGATGAAGGTTATTTAGTTGAAGCTTTATTTATGCGCAATTGGGATAGCAATCTAAACAACGATATTTTAGGAAATAATTTAAAGGGTGAAGTTTGCCCTCAAGAAATTGATTATAATGATGCTTTACAAGTTGCTAATCAGTTAAATGTAAAATTACATAGAGTTGATTTTATTAAAGAATACTGAGATTTAGTTTTTAAATATTTTATTGAAGAATATAAAAAAGGGCGTACTCCTAATCCAGATATTTTGTGTAATAAGTTTATAAAATTTAATATGTTTTTAAATTATGCAATCAAAAATCTTGGTGCTGATTATATTGCGATGGGTCATTATGCTGGTGTCATTTATAATTCAGAAAAAAAAGAGTATCAATTATTAAAAGCAAAGGATATTGATAAAGATCAATCATACTTTTTATCAGACTTGAATCAATATCAATTATCTAAAACACTATTTCCACTTTACAATTATCTAAAGACCAAAATAAGAGAAATAGCACATGAAAACAAACTTGTAGTAGCTCAAAAAAAAGATTCAACTGGGATTTGTTTCATTGGGGAAAGAAATTTTACAAAATTTCTTCAAAATTATATTCCAAATATGCCTGGAGATATAATTGATATTGAAACAAACAAAGTTTTAGGAAAGCATATTGGTATAATGTATTATACAATAGGTCAAAGAAAAGGATTGAATTTGGGTGGTAATAAAGAACCTTATTATGTAGCGAAAAAAGATATAGAAAATAAAATATTGTATGTTTCTTGTTTAAGTGAGCAAAAATATTTATATTCTAAAAAATGTATAGTTAAAAATTTTAATTGAATCATAAACTTTCAAAATAATTTTGGTGCTGATAAATTAAATTGTAATGCGAAGTTTAGATATCGACAAGAAGATGTAAATGTATATGTTAAAATTTTAAGTGGAACAAACGATATAGAAATTTATTTTACAGAACCTTTGAGAGCAATTACAGAAGGTCAACAAGCAGTACTTTACTTAAATGAAGTTTGTCTTGGTGGTGGTGTAATTGATAGTGTTTTTAGCTAA
- the efp gene encoding elongation factor P, which yields MLVNDLRPGNTFLYDGNIFVVLENSFSKTGRQQGKVSLKVKNLRTGARVDLTFTGGDKVDKALIEKKDMQYLYNDGNICMLMDTETYEQVEIPSTKLEWELKFITDGTLVKLTEYNGEILGITIPEKMELTVTEVEPAVKGDTTSGAQKKAVLETGIEITVPLFIKEGEKIIVNTNDGKYYGRAN from the coding sequence ATGTTAGTTAATGATTTAAGACCAGGAAATACATTCTTGTATGATGGAAATATTTTTGTAGTTTTAGAAAATTCGTTTTCTAAAACAGGAAGACAACAAGGTAAAGTGTCTTTAAAGGTAAAAAACTTAAGAACAGGAGCAAGAGTTGATTTAACATTTACAGGTGGGGATAAAGTCGATAAAGCTCTTATTGAAAAGAAAGACATGCAATATTTATATAATGATGGAAATATATGTATGTTAATGGATACAGAAACATATGAACAAGTTGAAATTCCATCAACTAAATTAGAATGAGAATTAAAGTTTATAACTGATGGTACATTAGTTAAATTAACAGAATATAATGGAGAGATTTTAGGTATCACTATTCCTGAAAAAATGGAGTTAACAGTAACTGAAGTAGAACCCGCAGTTAAAGGCGATACTACAAGTGGTGCTCAAAAAAAAGCTGTATTAGAGACTGGTATTGAAATTACAGTACCATTATTTATTAAAGAAGGCGAAAAAATTATCGTTAATACAAATGATGGAAAGTATTATGGTAGAGCAAACTAG
- a CDS encoding ABC transporter ATP-binding protein, with product MKLIEIKNLTKSYKNKTILDNISLDINEGEAVAILGKNGAGKTTLVEIIANISKPTKGNVKINIDKDLKKEIGIQFQEGNWPSGLCAKDIIEFYLTVFPNFTKEKFEELDSTFEIKDFFKTPLNKLSGGQKQRFNALLSIINDPKIIILDELTTGLDMELQFKILEFFKNKVSNKQTLLIVSHHPEEIDKLCSRVIIIDNKIVLMDKSIEDIRKEYKTVRDLMEKFYKGELNEK from the coding sequence ATGAAACTGATTGAAATAAAAAACTTAACTAAAAGTTATAAAAATAAAACAATTTTAGATAATATTTCTTTAGATATCAACGAAGGTGAAGCCGTTGCAATTCTAGGTAAAAATGGTGCTGGTAAAACAACATTAGTAGAAATAATTGCCAACATTTCAAAACCTACAAAAGGTAATGTAAAAATAAATATTGATAAAGATTTAAAAAAAGAAATTGGAATTCAATTTCAAGAAGGCAATTGGCCTTCTGGCTTGTGTGCTAAAGATATAATAGAATTCTATTTAACTGTTTTTCCAAATTTTACAAAAGAAAAGTTTGAAGAATTAGATAGTACATTTGAAATTAAAGACTTTTTTAAAACTCCTTTAAATAAATTAAGTGGTGGTCAAAAGCAAAGATTTAATGCTTTATTGTCGATAATTAATGACCCAAAAATTATAATCCTAGATGAATTAACAACTGGTTTAGATATGGAATTACAATTTAAAATTCTAGAATTTTTTAAAAACAAAGTTTCAAACAAGCAAACTCTTTTAATTGTTTCGCATCATCCTGAGGAAATAGATAAATTATGTAGTAGGGTTATTATTATTGATAATAAAATAGTTTTAATGGATAAAAGTATTGAAGATATAAGAAAAGAATATAAAACTGTAAGAGATTTAATGGAAAAATTTTATAAAGGTGAACTTAATGAAAAATAA
- the fmt gene encoding methionyl-tRNA formyltransferase, translating into MQKIIYCGTPSISLKPLKALEDMGFKICAIITQPDNNFGRQKNSNISPIKQYAIENGYSYYQPNKIIDIKNELESIEADYLITCAYGQFIPDSVLNLFKNCINVHASLLPKYRGGSPVQFALMNGDKETGISLMQMVKKMDAGDVYVQKSIPIDINDDNGSLFDKLGNLAYEIVKENIIEIFNNNIEPVKQDENHVTFALNLKNDEEKINWDQEDEKIHNFVRALSPNPIAFTYLDNERIKIKKTSLMDENDFVIIPLKMFFPGEIAVIDKKGIVVATKTKFIRILEIQRQGKKMLPASTYYNQKNGFIKPGMIFK; encoded by the coding sequence GTGCAGAAAATAATTTATTGTGGTACACCAAGTATTTCGTTAAAACCTCTTAAAGCACTAGAAGACATGGGGTTTAAAATTTGTGCTATTATCACACAACCAGATAATAATTTTGGCAGACAAAAAAACAGTAACATATCTCCAATAAAACAATATGCTATTGAAAATGGATATTCTTATTATCAGCCAAATAAAATAATTGATATAAAAAATGAATTAGAGTCCATTGAAGCAGATTATTTAATTACTTGTGCTTATGGTCAATTTATTCCTGACTCAGTCCTTAATTTATTTAAAAATTGTATTAATGTTCATGCAAGCTTATTGCCTAAATACAGAGGTGGTAGTCCAGTTCAATTTGCTTTAATGAATGGTGATAAAGAAACTGGAATTTCATTAATGCAAATGGTTAAAAAAATGGATGCAGGCGATGTGTATGTTCAAAAATCAATACCGATTGATATTAATGATGATAATGGTAGCTTATTTGATAAACTAGGAAATTTAGCGTATGAAATTGTTAAAGAAAATATTATTGAAATATTTAATAATAATATTGAACCAGTTAAACAAGATGAGAATCATGTAACATTTGCACTAAATTTAAAAAATGACGAGGAAAAAATTAATTGAGATCAAGAAGATGAAAAAATACATAATTTTGTAAGAGCTTTATCTCCAAATCCCATTGCTTTTACTTATTTAGATAATGAAAGAATTAAAATTAAAAAAACCTCATTAATGGATGAAAATGATTTTGTTATTATTCCACTTAAAATGTTTTTTCCAGGAGAAATAGCTGTAATTGATAAAAAAGGAATTGTAGTTGCTACTAAAACAAAGTTTATAAGAATACTTGAAATCCAAAGGCAAGGAAAAAAAATGCTTCCCGCTTCAACATATTACAACCAAAAAAATGGGTTTATAAAACCTGGTATGATATTTAAATAA
- a CDS encoding DnaJ C-terminal domain-containing protein, which yields MAKKRDYYEVLGVPKNATEDDIKKAYRKLAKKYHPDISKEADAEEKFKEATEAAEVLLDDKKRKAYDQFGHDGLSGFGSSFSGFGSGFSDFFSNMGGGGNDFFSDIFSSFFGGGGSGFSSGSRSSNSHSSRAKDIILEINLSISELLNGVDKEVNLDLVCECEKCNGIGAASKSDITTCDVCKGQGVVAVVQDMGIAKFQTQQTCPKCKGEGQIIKNPCKECKGDGCYVKNKTIKIPIPKGLTPGQQIVMRNVGNYSTKSKAKGNVYVNIELKASKKLSIINEYDIKFKFDVSYLDALLCNEIKFDTLDGEKTVKIPKGLKNGDVLTLKNLGLYKGVKSSHRGNLLLYVNIVIPDEITSSEKAAFELLKKESKFKIDNNIKE from the coding sequence ATGGCAAAAAAGCGTGATTATTATGAAGTACTAGGTGTGCCTAAAAACGCTACAGAAGATGATATTAAAAAAGCATATCGTAAATTAGCTAAAAAATACCACCCAGATATTTCTAAAGAAGCTGATGCAGAAGAAAAGTTTAAAGAAGCAACAGAAGCTGCAGAAGTTTTATTAGATGATAAAAAAAGAAAAGCCTATGATCAATTTGGACATGATGGTTTAAGTGGATTTGGATCTTCATTTAGTGGATTTGGATCTGGATTTAGTGACTTCTTCTCAAATATGGGTGGAGGAGGAAATGATTTCTTCTCTGACATTTTCTCATCTTTCTTTGGCGGAGGTGGATCTGGGTTTTCATCAGGTTCAAGAAGTTCAAATTCACACTCTAGCAGGGCTAAGGATATAATTTTAGAAATTAATTTATCTATTAGTGAACTATTAAATGGTGTTGATAAAGAAGTAAATTTAGATCTTGTTTGTGAGTGTGAAAAATGTAATGGAATTGGTGCAGCTTCAAAATCTGACATTACAACTTGTGACGTATGTAAAGGTCAAGGGGTTGTTGCTGTTGTTCAAGATATGGGAATTGCAAAATTCCAAACACAACAAACTTGTCCAAAGTGTAAAGGTGAAGGTCAAATAATTAAAAATCCTTGCAAAGAATGTAAAGGTGATGGTTGTTATGTAAAAAATAAAACAATTAAAATACCAATACCAAAAGGATTGACACCAGGACAACAAATTGTTATGAGAAATGTTGGAAACTATTCAACAAAATCTAAAGCAAAAGGCAATGTTTATGTAAACATTGAGTTAAAAGCTTCAAAAAAATTATCAATAATAAATGAGTATGATATAAAATTCAAATTTGATGTTAGTTATTTAGATGCACTATTATGTAATGAAATAAAATTTGATACACTTGATGGTGAAAAAACTGTAAAAATTCCAAAAGGGCTAAAAAATGGAGATGTACTTACATTAAAAAATCTTGGTCTATATAAAGGGGTAAAAAGTTCACATCGTGGTAACTTGTTGCTTTATGTTAATATTGTAATTCCTGATGAAATCACATCATCTGAAAAAGCGGCATTTGAATTATTAAAAAAAGAATCAAAATTTAAAATTGATAATAATATAAAAGAATAA